A DNA window from Ignavibacteria bacterium contains the following coding sequences:
- a CDS encoding T9SS type A sorting domain-containing protein has translation TIIGFEIFNKSRISLKIFNLLGENIAELANREFSAGYNKIEFTAFNISSGIYFYELSSDNFRDAKKMIVLK, from the coding sequence CGACAATTATCGGATTTGAAATTTTTAATAAATCAAGAATATCTTTAAAAATATTTAACTTGCTCGGAGAAAATATTGCAGAGCTTGCCAACCGCGAGTTTTCTGCAGGTTATAATAAAATAGAATTCACTGCATTTAATATTTCTTCAGGAATTTACTTTTACGAATTAAGTTCTGACAATTTTAGAGACGCAAAAAAAATGATAGTCCTGAAATAA